A stretch of the Lolium perenne isolate Kyuss_39 chromosome 3, Kyuss_2.0, whole genome shotgun sequence genome encodes the following:
- the LOC127343094 gene encoding uncharacterized protein isoform X2, which yields MASLKAVKPAVLAGQAKEPAKLSATASKPAATKEPAKLSATATKPVAAKGGVKKADSKPRETKKRVKSSKPAAAKN from the exons ATGGCGTCCCTGAAGGCCGTCAAGCCCGCCGTACTTGCAGGGCAGGCCAAGGAGCCTGCCAAGCTCAGTGCCACGGCGTCCAAGCCAGCAGCCACCAAGGAGCCAGCAAAGCTCAGTGCCACGGCGACCAAGCCAGTAGCCGCCAAGGGTGGCGTCAAGAAGGCTGACTCGAAGCCCAGGGAGACTAAGAAGAGG GTGAAGAGCAGCAAGCCAGCAGCAGCAAAAAACTGA
- the LOC127343094 gene encoding uncharacterized protein isoform X1, translating into MASLKAVKPAVLAGQAKEPAKLSATASKPAATKEPAKLSATATKPVAAKGGVKKADSKPRETKKRQVKSSKPAAAKN; encoded by the exons ATGGCGTCCCTGAAGGCCGTCAAGCCCGCCGTACTTGCAGGGCAGGCCAAGGAGCCTGCCAAGCTCAGTGCCACGGCGTCCAAGCCAGCAGCCACCAAGGAGCCAGCAAAGCTCAGTGCCACGGCGACCAAGCCAGTAGCCGCCAAGGGTGGCGTCAAGAAGGCTGACTCGAAGCCCAGGGAGACTAAGAAGAGG CAGGTGAAGAGCAGCAAGCCAGCAGCAGCAAAAAACTGA